A segment of the Bombus vancouverensis nearcticus unplaced genomic scaffold, iyBomVanc1_principal scaffold0034, whole genome shotgun sequence genome:
ccgatggaactttgatagcaagacaccgaaaggtaagtaatatattcctttatggctttgaatttgaaaatatcggggtgaagaaagtgactctatctaggaataatttaggaatatacatatgtacatacgtatactataaccaattctataatttacggtttataaaatacgttatgatacgggaaacgcccatttttgttgtaatgtgtttgttgttgtataaatttttcacatacttaaaatattattatacttattttttctcctttttaaacattattaaatgataagattttttaataaaagaaagtgataaaaacgctgtcagttattaaataaaaaataattaaagtttaggagttggtaactttgatattaaattacaaaagttgcagcaatataattagcgaccacatttttatgttattaggtacatctattcgacatcgacattcctaataagattacttttcgagagagtgattcactcagtcctggtaactccctaacgacgttcgatgtgaagggctgcaaaataggtattggcatttgctatgatattagattcgaggaaatggcacgcatttatcggaacaaaggtacagtaacttaatcgatcaatacttaactagcaaaaaattaaatatctttcttaaatatattctatataaaattaatataatctgtaactctgtataaaaagaagcttaatttaaaaaaccagtatatttgctgaaaatgaaacaaataaaagaattaaaagcacaataagaggactgtcctcgcatattcagaaatgatggaatgtgaaccgtgcaactacgaagttaattggtattcggtggcttcatatttcctgcttctctgggttaggttgccaaatgctgatatatccagcggcattcaatatgaccactggaccactgcactggtcattacttcagcgtttcagagcgaatgataatcaattatacgttgcctgcatatcaccggctcgtgttccttaagcaagttacgtcgcatggggacatacacagttgaccaatccctggggaaagattctttacgatttggaaactcaagagaatatggcagtcaccgatatcggtaatttacagcttaaaattaaaagcgagagatccatgatgtaattaatttttagtctcgttaatttatcgatttagccatcttcctttgtatttgttgaatttattagtaagcattacttattacttcgtatgtttcttttttctatcagatctaaaagttgttgaggaagtaagggctcggatacctacattttctcagagacgtacaatttgtacgacactgtctgtaagaaggagcaactctacactaaaacagaaaatgtttttttataatatttctactacaatatcctttttttgtgaattattactaatttcttatcatttgtactaaatgaatgactcaattaagaaaaccaaaacgttataaataataatctgtatatcttgtgtatcaacatgtaattggatattataataatataggaatgctataataatataggataataatataggagaataataatatagaaaaaaatacatgcttttaaacacctttaatatcgatcacataaattgttataattcacaatgattacgcatacataaaagaccccttgatagtaaaatttacgatcaaaaggcaattacgtatcgtttaacaacatttaatttataacaccttttaaacatttagacatattaacacataacacttcttatatataaacatcaattcgaagttatcagcttggagaaattggtcgattaatacctgtagattgtctgtctcgatgaaagaattaaagagagcaaaaacatgataatgccgctaatataatattccttctttcttgtatttgtctgcctctcaggtcgttttactaattataataagtaatttcgacttctttgcgctctcttttaacgcattcgagaccgaaagaaattcatatcagtcagtaggcaagggtataatatacatattttatat
Coding sequences within it:
- the LOC143304422 gene encoding omega-amidase NIT2-A-like; the encoded protein is MPEIEGDKLYNTCTIWGPDGTLIARHRKVHLFDIDIPNKITFRESDSLSPGNSLTTFDVKGCKIGIGICYDIRFEEMARIYRNKGCQMLIYPAAFNMTTGPLHWSLLQRFRANDNQLYVACISPARVP